One stretch of Balneola sp. MJW-20 DNA includes these proteins:
- a CDS encoding FAD-binding and (Fe-S)-binding domain-containing protein, whose product MIHTDTLTRRLYAADASMYEELPDAVAFPQNAEDIRALVRAAYLKGTSITARGAGTSLAGQATGGGVVMDVSRYMNKILQAEPQRKRVRVEPGVIRDSLNRELQEHGLFFGPDTSTTNRCMIGGMIGNNSAGSFSIKYGTTRDHTQEIEAVLSDGSMVTFGPLSRIELDEKLRLDTLEGYIYRGMIRIIQKNRQKILDNFPHPEIIRRNTGYALDRLCMMQPFVADGPPFNLAVLLCGSEGTLAMTTAATLTLADIPTNKLLLIPQFRSLNEAMEATVRAVKYEPAAVELVDDIILNATKGNREQARNRFFLEEDPSCILIIQFEGNSEEELREQARSLEEDLKKSKLGYSYPLVEEPELMERVWDLRKAGLGLLMGLGKDSRSPTFCEDTAVRVKDLPEYVKDFRELLARHESSCVFYAHASVGELHLRPVIDITTDMGLQKMKVMAEEIAELVRSYRGSLSGEHGDGRARAPYIEKVLGPEMMPLIRQVKELWDPHYLFNPGKIVKPEAIDKDLRFSPDYVPSESITVFKWRKEGSFADALELCNGAGVCRKRSESGGTMCPSYMATLDEKDSTRGRANIFRQVFTGTEPEAFSSEDLNEALDLCLSCKACKSECPANVDMARMKAEFQHGRQEQEGKSVRTRFFSETAMLYRLASRFPALSNTFLRSPAVKALLEEFVGISSKRQLPEFAKQTFEEWWKSRIPENPGAEPVVLFVDLFTNYHEPQIGKAAVRILEKGGYNVRIGEGMQSGRIQISRGVLKEAQQIAHDMINEYAVYASRGIPVIGIEPSEILTFRDEYLDLCEDEYLDRAGMLAHSSYTLEEFLENALNRFNPRNSGNKGPVILHGHCHMKALKGNEPAIKVLNHFGYQVQELDAGCCGMAGSFGYEKEHYDLSMKIGSQRLFPAVKEKSDADICASGFSCRHQISDGIQRKGSHIAELILRAL is encoded by the coding sequence TTGATACACACCGATACCCTTACCCGAAGATTATATGCAGCTGATGCATCCATGTATGAAGAACTGCCAGATGCTGTGGCTTTTCCTCAAAATGCGGAAGATATCCGGGCATTGGTCCGTGCTGCTTATCTGAAGGGAACCTCCATAACTGCCAGGGGAGCGGGAACGTCACTTGCCGGTCAGGCTACCGGTGGTGGTGTGGTAATGGATGTCTCCAGGTACATGAATAAGATCCTTCAGGCAGAACCTCAAAGAAAGAGGGTCAGAGTTGAACCGGGTGTGATACGTGATAGTCTGAACCGGGAGTTACAGGAACATGGACTTTTCTTTGGGCCGGATACCTCAACTACAAATCGTTGTATGATCGGGGGAATGATAGGAAATAACTCCGCTGGCTCCTTTTCTATCAAGTACGGCACTACCCGGGATCATACTCAAGAGATCGAGGCCGTACTGAGTGACGGAAGCATGGTAACATTCGGGCCACTGAGTCGGATAGAACTCGATGAAAAGCTTCGGTTAGACACTCTGGAAGGATATATCTACCGGGGGATGATCAGGATCATCCAAAAAAACCGTCAGAAGATTCTTGACAATTTTCCTCATCCCGAGATCATTCGCAGAAATACCGGATATGCACTGGACCGATTGTGTATGATGCAACCCTTTGTAGCAGATGGTCCTCCGTTTAATCTTGCGGTATTGCTTTGCGGCAGTGAAGGGACATTGGCTATGACCACGGCGGCTACACTGACTCTGGCTGATATTCCCACAAATAAATTATTACTGATCCCGCAGTTTAGGAGTTTGAATGAGGCGATGGAAGCAACCGTCAGGGCGGTTAAGTATGAGCCGGCAGCGGTTGAGTTGGTAGATGATATTATTCTAAATGCCACAAAAGGGAACAGGGAACAGGCCCGGAACCGGTTCTTTCTGGAGGAAGATCCCTCCTGCATTCTGATTATTCAGTTTGAGGGGAATAGTGAAGAGGAACTCAGGGAGCAGGCAAGATCACTGGAAGAAGATCTCAAAAAGTCGAAACTTGGATACAGTTATCCCCTGGTGGAAGAGCCGGAATTAATGGAGAGGGTATGGGACCTTCGAAAGGCCGGACTCGGATTGCTTATGGGACTAGGGAAGGATTCGAGATCTCCAACTTTTTGTGAAGATACAGCGGTAAGGGTTAAGGACCTTCCTGAGTATGTGAAGGACTTCCGGGAGTTACTGGCACGACATGAAAGCAGTTGTGTTTTTTATGCTCATGCTTCTGTGGGAGAACTGCACCTTCGCCCTGTGATCGATATTACCACCGATATGGGTCTTCAGAAAATGAAGGTAATGGCTGAAGAGATAGCAGAACTTGTCCGATCGTACCGGGGATCTCTATCAGGTGAACATGGTGACGGAAGGGCAAGAGCTCCATACATAGAAAAAGTACTGGGACCTGAAATGATGCCCCTGATCAGGCAGGTAAAAGAATTATGGGATCCGCATTATTTATTCAATCCCGGAAAGATCGTAAAACCGGAAGCGATTGATAAGGACCTGCGATTCTCACCGGATTATGTGCCCTCCGAGAGCATTACTGTATTCAAGTGGAGAAAAGAAGGTTCTTTTGCCGATGCTCTCGAATTATGTAATGGTGCGGGTGTATGCCGTAAGAGATCTGAAAGCGGAGGGACCATGTGCCCATCTTATATGGCAACTCTGGACGAGAAAGATTCTACGCGTGGCAGGGCAAATATATTTCGGCAGGTTTTTACGGGTACGGAACCGGAGGCATTCAGTTCAGAGGATCTGAATGAAGCACTGGATCTTTGCTTAAGCTGTAAAGCCTGCAAAAGTGAATGTCCTGCTAATGTGGATATGGCAAGAATGAAAGCAGAATTTCAGCATGGGCGTCAGGAACAGGAGGGGAAGTCGGTCAGGACCCGCTTTTTTTCTGAAACAGCCATGCTGTACCGTTTAGCCTCCAGGTTTCCTGCCCTTAGCAATACTTTTTTAAGATCGCCAGCTGTGAAAGCATTACTCGAAGAATTTGTGGGCATTTCATCTAAAAGACAACTGCCTGAATTCGCTAAGCAAACGTTTGAGGAATGGTGGAAAAGCAGAATTCCCGAAAATCCGGGTGCTGAACCTGTTGTACTATTTGTGGACCTATTTACCAATTATCATGAACCTCAGATCGGAAAAGCAGCGGTGAGAATTCTTGAAAAGGGTGGGTATAATGTTCGAATAGGTGAAGGTATGCAATCCGGCCGGATTCAGATCTCAAGAGGAGTCCTCAAAGAGGCTCAGCAGATCGCTCATGATATGATCAATGAATACGCTGTTTATGCATCGCGTGGAATACCTGTCATAGGCATTGAACCATCCGAAATATTGACATTCCGGGATGAATATTTGGACCTGTGTGAGGATGAATATCTTGATAGAGCTGGCATGCTGGCTCATTCTTCATATACCCTGGAGGAATTTTTAGAGAATGCCCTGAACCGGTTCAACCCCAGGAATTCAGGTAATAAAGGGCCGGTCATATTACATGGGCATTGTCATATGAAAGCACTAAAAGGAAATGAACCTGCTATTAAAGTTCTAAACCATTTTGGATATCAGGTTCAGGAGCTGGATGCAGGTTGTTGCGGCATGGCCGGTAGTTTTGGCTACGAGAAAGAACATTATGATCTGTCTATGAAGATTGGCAGCCAAAGATTATTTCCAGCAGTAAAAGAAAAATCAGATGCCGATATTTGTGCATCCGGTTTCTCCTGCAGGCATCAGATCAGTGATGGAATTCAAAGGAAAGGCAGTCATATTGCGGAACTGATACTGAGAGCATTGTAG
- the lhgO gene encoding L-2-hydroxyglutarate oxidase has product MKISSSTSRFDFIIVGAGIVGLSTAYKLSLSFPDSRLLLLEKEEGVAAHQTGKNSGVIHSGIYYKPGSYKAKNCVEGRHQLVDFCREHKVEMEVCGKVIVATSEEEIPRLEAIYERGLENGIEGIELIGEDRLKELEPHVAGIQAIHVPCSGIVDYAGMCEKLKDLIIENGGEVRFGSAVTGITDDGHEVTVRSGKKEWKTGFLITCGGLHADRLAEMAGLKSPVQIVPFKGEYYELKPEAEYLVNDLIYPLPNPDFPFLGVHFTRMALGGIECGPNAVFAFKREGYEKLSFDLKDTIETFNFPGFWKLAFKHWKMGMDEYKRSLSKSAFVKGLQKLIPAVREEHLKVSPSGVRAMALKEDGEILDDFYFMTDSRQIHVLNAPSPAATACLAIADEIVTKVKDTQAVS; this is encoded by the coding sequence ATGAAAATTTCATCATCTACTTCCCGATTTGATTTCATTATTGTTGGAGCAGGAATAGTTGGTCTATCTACTGCTTATAAATTGTCGTTATCCTTTCCGGATTCCCGCCTGCTCTTACTGGAGAAAGAAGAAGGAGTAGCTGCGCACCAGACCGGTAAGAATTCAGGGGTCATTCACTCCGGAATTTACTATAAACCGGGTTCTTATAAGGCAAAGAACTGTGTGGAGGGTCGTCATCAGCTGGTGGATTTCTGCAGGGAACATAAAGTTGAAATGGAAGTCTGCGGTAAAGTGATCGTAGCAACTTCAGAAGAGGAAATTCCGCGTCTTGAGGCTATATATGAAAGAGGTCTTGAAAACGGGATCGAAGGGATTGAGTTAATCGGAGAAGACCGGTTGAAAGAATTGGAGCCACATGTAGCCGGGATTCAAGCAATTCATGTCCCCTGTTCAGGAATCGTTGATTACGCAGGTATGTGTGAAAAACTCAAAGACCTGATCATTGAAAATGGAGGTGAAGTTCGTTTCGGTTCTGCAGTCACCGGTATTACCGATGATGGACATGAAGTGACGGTCAGATCCGGAAAGAAGGAATGGAAGACCGGGTTTCTGATAACCTGCGGTGGTTTGCATGCCGACCGACTAGCTGAAATGGCTGGGCTGAAATCTCCGGTTCAGATCGTTCCTTTCAAGGGTGAATATTATGAACTGAAACCGGAGGCCGAGTACCTGGTAAATGATCTGATCTATCCATTGCCGAATCCTGACTTCCCTTTCCTGGGAGTTCACTTCACCCGAATGGCACTGGGAGGAATCGAATGTGGTCCCAATGCGGTCTTTGCATTCAAAAGGGAAGGATATGAAAAACTTTCTTTCGACCTGAAAGACACGATCGAAACGTTTAATTTTCCCGGCTTCTGGAAGCTGGCCTTCAAGCACTGGAAAATGGGGATGGATGAATATAAGCGGTCCCTTTCTAAGTCAGCCTTTGTGAAGGGATTACAGAAACTTATCCCTGCAGTAAGAGAAGAACATCTGAAGGTATCTCCATCCGGAGTGCGGGCTATGGCACTCAAAGAAGACGGTGAAATTCTGGATGATTTCTACTTCATGACTGATAGCCGTCAGATCCATGTGCTGAATGCACCAAGTCCTGCCGCAACCGCTTGTCTTGCTATTGCAGATGAGATCGTGACCAAAGTAAAGGATACTCAGGCAGTAAGCTGA
- a CDS encoding TlpA family protein disulfide reductase, giving the protein MNKIFSVLLVSALIVSACSQPAGRKNPHNLSENLLKKDSVIWNATFQDLEGNDVSISDFEGKVVLIDFWETWCGPCLDVFPAMDSLKKDSPEDFVILAVNLQGSDDPEDVSEFKEKYGYDFEWLLDNNTVGPEVIDLGIPFKMYFDTLGYLVKAELGTAGSDSLNYQSSKEILEKYKSKK; this is encoded by the coding sequence ATGAATAAAATATTTTCTGTCCTTCTGGTATCGGCACTTATTGTGTCTGCATGCAGCCAGCCTGCCGGGCGCAAGAATCCGCATAATCTTTCAGAAAATCTCCTGAAAAAAGACAGTGTCATCTGGAATGCCACCTTCCAGGACCTGGAAGGTAACGATGTCAGCATATCTGATTTCGAAGGTAAAGTGGTATTGATCGACTTCTGGGAGACCTGGTGCGGTCCCTGTCTAGATGTATTTCCAGCTATGGATAGCCTGAAGAAGGATTCACCGGAAGATTTTGTTATATTAGCTGTCAATCTTCAGGGTTCTGATGACCCGGAAGACGTTAGTGAATTCAAAGAAAAGTATGGGTACGACTTTGAATGGCTGCTGGATAATAACACGGTAGGGCCTGAGGTAATTGATCTGGGAATCCCTTTCAAAATGTATTTCGATACACTTGGTTATCTGGTAAAAGCTGAACTGGGAACAGCAGGTTCTGATTCCCTGAACTATCAAAGTTCAAAAGAAATATTAGAAAAGTATAAATCCAAAAAGTAA
- the ahcY gene encoding adenosylhomocysteinase: MAEVKEEKLPYKVKDISLAEWGRKEINLAEAEMPGLMALREEYKNEQPLKGARIAGCLHMTIQTAVLIETLIDLGADVTWSSCNIYSTQDHAAAAIAAEGIPVYAWKGMTEEEFDWCIEQTLHFPDGQPLNMILDDGGDLTNMVLDRYPELVDGINGISEETTTGIVRLIERERKGTLRLPAINVNDSVTKSKFDNKYGCKESASDAIRRATDIMMAGKVAVVAGYGDVGKGTAASLRGAGARVIVTEIDPICALQAAMDGYEVQKMDTAVEEADIIITATGNKDIVVDRHFRKMKDKAIVGNIGHFDNEIDVAWLKQNSEEDNIKPQVDIFTMEDGKQIVLLSQGRLMNLGNATGHPSFVMSNSFTNQTLAQIALWNRPEEFEVGVHVLPKSLDEKVARLHLSKIGVALEELTPEQAEYIGVPIKGPYKSDAYRY; encoded by the coding sequence ATGGCTGAAGTAAAAGAAGAGAAACTGCCTTATAAAGTTAAAGATATCTCCCTTGCTGAATGGGGTCGTAAAGAAATTAATCTGGCAGAAGCTGAGATGCCCGGACTGATGGCACTCCGGGAAGAATATAAAAATGAGCAACCTCTAAAAGGCGCACGAATTGCCGGTTGTTTGCATATGACCATACAGACTGCCGTACTGATCGAAACACTGATCGATCTGGGAGCAGATGTAACCTGGTCATCTTGTAATATCTATTCCACACAGGATCACGCTGCGGCGGCGATCGCAGCTGAAGGAATTCCGGTATACGCCTGGAAAGGTATGACCGAAGAAGAGTTCGACTGGTGTATTGAGCAAACCCTTCATTTCCCTGATGGTCAGCCACTGAATATGATCCTCGATGACGGGGGCGATCTGACCAACATGGTTCTGGATCGCTATCCTGAATTGGTTGACGGAATCAACGGGATCTCCGAGGAAACCACTACCGGTATCGTTCGATTGATCGAAAGAGAACGTAAAGGCACACTCAGGTTACCTGCGATCAACGTGAACGATTCTGTGACCAAGTCTAAGTTCGATAATAAGTATGGTTGTAAGGAATCGGCATCTGATGCTATCCGCCGTGCTACTGACATCATGATGGCCGGTAAAGTGGCTGTGGTAGCAGGATACGGTGATGTTGGAAAAGGAACTGCAGCATCGCTTAGAGGTGCCGGTGCACGTGTTATAGTCACTGAGATCGATCCGATCTGTGCCCTTCAGGCTGCAATGGACGGCTATGAAGTTCAGAAAATGGATACCGCTGTTGAAGAAGCTGATATCATCATTACTGCAACCGGAAACAAGGACATTGTTGTAGATCGCCATTTCCGTAAAATGAAAGACAAAGCTATCGTCGGTAATATTGGTCACTTTGATAATGAGATCGATGTTGCCTGGCTGAAGCAAAATTCTGAGGAAGACAACATTAAACCTCAGGTTGACATCTTTACAATGGAAGACGGCAAGCAGATCGTATTACTATCTCAGGGACGCCTGATGAACCTGGGTAATGCAACCGGACATCCTTCCTTCGTAATGAGTAACAGTTTCACCAATCAGACCCTTGCTCAGATCGCACTCTGGAACCGACCGGAAGAGTTCGAAGTGGGTGTACATGTACTGCCAAAATCACTGGATGAGAAAGTAGCCCGACTGCATCTCTCCAAGATCGGTGTTGCACTGGAGGAACTGACTCCGGAGCAGGCTGAATACATTGGCGTTCCTATTAAGGGACCATACAAGTCTGACGCTTATCGTTATTAA
- a CDS encoding STAS domain-containing protein, with protein sequence MNYNIKEKYNCVIIEFKGKIMGGPDAEKFRDDLHNLIEEGKKEVVVDLGKVSFMNSSGLGLLIGGLTTMKNAGGDLKICRADKKIESLLVVTQLISVFDHYRSLDEAVAAYGG encoded by the coding sequence ATGAATTATAACATAAAAGAAAAATATAATTGTGTGATCATTGAGTTCAAGGGTAAGATAATGGGTGGCCCTGATGCTGAAAAATTCCGGGATGATCTCCACAATCTCATTGAAGAGGGGAAGAAAGAAGTAGTAGTGGATCTGGGCAAAGTATCGTTTATGAACTCATCCGGACTTGGTCTGTTGATTGGCGGACTGACCACGATGAAAAATGCCGGGGGAGATCTGAAGATCTGCCGGGCTGATAAAAAGATCGAAAGCCTGCTGGTTGTGACCCAGCTGATCTCTGTTTTTGATCATTATCGATCACTGGATGAAGCCGTTGCTGCATACGGCGGATAA